A region of Salinibacter sp. 10B DNA encodes the following proteins:
- a CDS encoding T9SS type A sorting domain-containing protein, producing the protein MTHRSILLFSIALFLSVGAAHAQLPTSLLDDFERTDDPSLGRTPTSPTDIQWNESGQAVGSGSSLSSNETIRINNQRADLQAGQKEGVKIATVDMSNVSGYPTTLSDASGVMTWAFNFRQSKNDPGGFGSTGNGGMAFVLSSAGSDLDDSNALAVVLGDGDASDEIKLVNYNGGYSANGDFSVIATGSDDLSNEYVSVKVTYDPTTSPDTWTLYASSGAGSFPTSDPRTLDNANEVDQAMSDEGTGNQRKYIGLLWDHGATSENAVFDDIYVTDPSGRLPVELASYTVVTDDRQALLSWTTTSETNNAGFTVQHKVNGTFENVGFVDGAGTVSQPQDYRFATDALGPGRHTFRLQQMDVDGSVSPGPTRTVVVSPTRSDLTNTGGNPVTGGTPATFTIATEQAQTVTATLVNALGQTVRTMHERRVSATADLTVETSTLSSGIYFLRAEGETFTDTEKFTIVR; encoded by the coding sequence GTGACGCATCGATCGATACTCCTTTTTAGCATTGCTCTTTTTCTTTCCGTCGGCGCGGCTCACGCCCAGCTGCCGACCAGTCTGCTCGACGACTTTGAGCGGACGGATGACCCGTCGCTCGGTCGAACGCCGACGAGCCCCACGGACATCCAGTGGAACGAATCCGGACAGGCCGTCGGCTCCGGCTCCAGCCTCTCCTCGAACGAAACCATTCGGATCAACAATCAGCGGGCCGACCTCCAGGCGGGGCAGAAGGAAGGCGTCAAAATTGCCACTGTTGACATGAGCAACGTCAGCGGCTATCCGACAACCCTCTCGGACGCGAGCGGCGTGATGACGTGGGCATTCAACTTTCGCCAATCAAAAAACGACCCTGGGGGATTTGGGAGCACAGGTAACGGAGGAATGGCCTTCGTCCTTTCCTCTGCCGGAAGTGATTTGGATGACTCAAACGCTCTCGCCGTCGTTCTCGGGGATGGCGATGCGTCCGATGAAATCAAACTCGTCAATTACAATGGGGGATACAGCGCGAATGGGGACTTTAGCGTAATTGCCACCGGCAGCGACGACCTCTCTAACGAGTACGTGAGCGTGAAAGTAACGTACGACCCAACCACCTCGCCGGACACCTGGACGCTTTACGCCAGCAGCGGAGCGGGGAGCTTTCCAACCTCCGATCCCCGCACCCTCGACAATGCCAATGAGGTGGATCAGGCCATGTCGGATGAGGGAACCGGCAACCAGCGCAAGTACATCGGTTTGCTCTGGGACCACGGTGCAACAAGCGAAAACGCCGTCTTCGACGACATTTACGTGACCGATCCAAGCGGCCGCCTCCCTGTGGAGCTGGCGTCGTATACCGTCGTCACCGACGACCGACAGGCGTTGCTGAGCTGGACGACGACGTCGGAGACGAACAACGCCGGGTTCACCGTCCAGCACAAGGTAAACGGGACGTTTGAGAATGTGGGCTTCGTTGACGGTGCGGGTACCGTCTCGCAGCCGCAGGACTACCGCTTTGCCACGGATGCGTTGGGGCCGGGCCGCCACACCTTCCGCCTTCAGCAGATGGACGTAGACGGTTCCGTGAGCCCGGGCCCAACCCGTACAGTGGTCGTGTCCCCAACGCGCTCCGACCTTACCAATACAGGCGGAAATCCAGTGACGGGCGGCACACCCGCCACGTTCACCATCGCGACAGAGCAGGCACAGACGGTGACCGCCACGCTGGTCAATGCGCTCGGACAAACGGTGCGCACAATGCACGAACGTCGCGTTTCCGCCACCGCCGACCTTACAGTTGAAACCAGCACGCTCTCCAGTGGCATCTACTTTCTCCGTGCTGAAGGCGAGACGTTCACGGACACGGAAAAGTTTACGATTGTCCGTTGA
- a CDS encoding L-threonylcarbamoyladenylate synthase, with translation MDHPSLMDTVRTSSPTDAASFLRRGQLVAFPTETVYGLGADVFQPEAVESIFEAKGRPADNPLIVHLATLAQVPAVAAEVPTTANRLLEHFSPGPLTLILPKHPDVPSVVTAGLDTVGVRLPRHEAARAFLRACDTPVAAPSANRSGRPSPTTWEAVAEDLDGRIACILQGGRTEAGVESTVLDCTTDPPVVLRPGAVSVEALEGIVGAVRVGDSEGDEAAKSPGTRHRHYAPTARVHLIQEPAEVEQSAAVGYIGLSEPDRKAAFRDCHVVPDVETYARDLFHFFRECDRSGCTMIFAQTVPDDGLGRALNDRLRRAAAR, from the coding sequence ATGGACCACCCGTCCCTCATGGACACGGTACGCACCTCCTCGCCGACGGATGCGGCCTCATTCCTCCGCCGTGGTCAACTGGTGGCATTCCCCACCGAAACGGTCTACGGGCTCGGCGCCGATGTCTTTCAGCCGGAGGCGGTCGAGTCCATCTTTGAAGCAAAAGGGCGACCGGCGGACAATCCGCTCATCGTTCATCTTGCCACGTTGGCACAGGTTCCGGCAGTTGCGGCCGAGGTGCCCACGACGGCAAATCGCCTGCTGGAGCACTTCAGCCCCGGACCACTCACGCTCATTCTGCCCAAGCATCCCGACGTTCCCTCCGTCGTCACCGCTGGGTTGGACACCGTGGGCGTTCGACTGCCCCGCCACGAGGCGGCCCGGGCGTTCCTCCGGGCGTGCGATACTCCTGTTGCGGCTCCCTCAGCCAACCGGTCCGGGCGGCCCAGTCCCACGACGTGGGAGGCGGTGGCGGAGGATTTGGACGGACGTATTGCCTGCATTTTGCAGGGGGGGCGCACAGAGGCAGGAGTCGAGTCCACGGTTCTCGACTGCACGACCGATCCTCCCGTCGTTCTGCGCCCCGGTGCTGTCTCGGTCGAGGCCTTAGAGGGGATCGTTGGGGCGGTTCGGGTAGGAGACAGCGAAGGGGACGAAGCGGCGAAAAGTCCGGGGACTCGTCACCGCCATTACGCGCCCACGGCGCGTGTACATCTCATCCAGGAGCCGGCGGAGGTGGAGCAGTCGGCCGCGGTCGGATACATCGGGCTGAGTGAGCCGGACCGCAAGGCGGCCTTCCGGGACTGTCACGTTGTGCCGGATGTGGAGACCTACGCCCGAGATCTGTTCCACTTTTTCCGAGAGTGTGACCGTTCGGGCTGTACCATGATTTTTGCGCAGACGGTTCCCGACGACGGGCTGGGCCGCGCCCTCAACGACCGGTTGAGGCGCGCGGCCGCCCGTTGA
- a CDS encoding type I restriction enzyme HsdR N-terminal domain-containing protein, whose protein sequence is MDPLNLPSYSLRTAEQDGDRVIYDPVRQTYVRLTPEEWVRQHFVQYLIQELDVPAGLVATEATFQYQGQPWRADIVAHDRRGAPLLLVECKAPSVSIRQDTFDQGARYNLVLDAPYLVVTNGQEHYACRVDLDAQDYAFLDDLPPYGELLSRRS, encoded by the coding sequence ATGGATCCTCTCAACCTTCCCTCCTACTCTCTGCGAACCGCGGAGCAGGACGGTGATCGCGTCATCTACGATCCCGTGCGGCAGACGTACGTTCGCCTGACGCCGGAGGAGTGGGTACGGCAGCACTTCGTGCAGTATCTCATTCAGGAACTGGACGTGCCCGCAGGCCTTGTGGCCACGGAGGCAACGTTTCAGTACCAGGGCCAGCCCTGGCGCGCCGATATTGTGGCCCACGACCGACGCGGCGCTCCCCTCCTACTGGTGGAATGCAAAGCCCCAAGCGTGTCCATTCGCCAGGACACCTTCGACCAGGGCGCCCGCTACAATCTCGTGCTTGATGCCCCGTATCTCGTCGTTACGAACGGGCAGGAGCATTATGCCTGTCGCGTCGACCTCGACGCCCAGGACTACGCGTTCCTAGACGATCTGCCCCCCTACGGCGAATTGCTGTCCCGGCGCTCATAG
- a CDS encoding CBS domain-containing protein — protein sequence MKARDAINPSISTLEVSDSVETALGRLMEHHINHLPVVDDEGDLVGVLSEDRLMDADGPDAEIGTLLVGRPVSVPPDAHIFDAARTMVQHDLSTIPVADTEGNYYGLIQRHDIFDKFAQMLSTQQTGAILALEVDPRDYALAKLIHLIEQNDGKVLAVASESPEQASGKIRVTLKLNVKDTSRIRHVLEHNGYHVVASFGEDEEELEELVEEFVRYLEV from the coding sequence ATGAAAGCTCGAGACGCCATCAATCCTTCAATCTCCACCCTTGAGGTGTCCGACTCGGTCGAGACGGCCCTTGGGCGACTTATGGAGCATCATATCAATCACCTCCCCGTTGTGGACGATGAGGGAGACCTTGTGGGTGTGCTCTCCGAGGACCGTCTCATGGATGCGGACGGGCCGGATGCGGAGATCGGCACGCTGCTTGTAGGACGGCCGGTCAGCGTACCGCCTGACGCCCACATTTTTGATGCGGCTCGCACGATGGTGCAACACGATCTCAGCACCATTCCGGTGGCCGATACGGAGGGGAACTACTACGGCCTCATTCAGCGGCACGACATCTTTGACAAGTTCGCTCAGATGCTGTCTACGCAGCAGACTGGGGCCATTCTGGCACTTGAAGTGGACCCGCGCGACTACGCGCTGGCCAAGCTCATCCATCTCATCGAACAGAACGATGGCAAGGTGCTGGCCGTGGCGTCCGAGTCTCCCGAGCAGGCGTCGGGCAAAATCCGGGTGACCCTCAAGCTGAACGTCAAGGACACGTCCCGTATCCGGCATGTGCTTGAGCACAATGGCTACCACGTCGTCGCCTCCTTTGGAGAGGACGAAGAGGAACTGGAGGAGCTCGTGGAGGAGTTTGTTCGGTACCTTGAGGTGTGA